In Colletotrichum higginsianum IMI 349063 chromosome 3, whole genome shotgun sequence, a genomic segment contains:
- a CDS encoding Calcium-translocating P-type ATPase has translation MDNEITPAPPVGVTASNQFNRHDTTTAAGSAAIQKLNNEDNVPGSPFAFSPTQLCELIENRNPNSLNAFGGLTGLASGLLADINAGLGVDENIIDGAISNSDLCRGNLNMSNRSQTDSKPFTKLTSAAGSFTDRRRIYGENRVPGRKPKTFLQLLWMAFNDKLMFLLTASATVSLALGIYQSVADAGQGTSIEWVEGVAIIVAVAVIVLATAINDYQKNSKFQKLNQKKEERTITAIRSGRHRPISIFDILVGDVLHLEAGEVAPADGVLVQGFGIQCDESALTGESDLVAKSPVTHDARTTIDPFILGGTKITAGVGKYLVLAVGVNSSYGRIMMSLRDDIQETPLQQKLGILAKYIITFGLAAGAIFFTIMFVRFLVDLNSIQGGPKEKGHAFLEVLILSITVVVIAVPEGLPLTVTLALAFATTRMLKDNNLVRLLRSCEIMGNATTVCSDKTGTLTTNQIGVVTGILGSSSAFHDVHLAPAAIDDDAASPSTAETFRVLPSEVKELLKTAFVLNSTAIETSERSRFVGSSTETALLKFALDHLGLGSLDEERANGNIVQVIPFDASRKWMAVIVKLGDGRHRMLVKGAAEVVLARCTEIVRDPTTSNDAVEITPDQIQTLDKKILSYARRSLRVVSIAYRDFDDWPLQESPQLNSLPGLVFFGAFGMRDPLRPEVIESVRHCQSAGVFVRMVTGDNFFTAIAIASECGIYTAGGIAMDGPTFRKLSPTQLDLVVPRLQVLARSSPDDKLRLVSHLKSLDEIVAVTGDGTNDALALKAADVGFSMGISGTEVAKEASAIVLMDDNFASIAKAISWGRAVNDAAKKFLQFQFTINVSAGILTVISALVGGTESSVFSVVQLLWINLIMDTFAALALGTDFPTPDLLKRRPEPRGISVLNTTMWKMILGQSLYQLAVIFTLHYAGERILQYHTERQLLELQTMIFNTYVWMQFFNQINCRRVDNRFNVLEGVQQNPWFMLVQSVTLAGQIIIIFFGGEAFHVVPLTATQWGWSILFGVLTIPVGIGIRLIPDWILFKSWGFCFFFLSRFKRHRSRETQNAGHGLLSYLQLARPFVRLGPYGKLQPVSHEPSGGRKPATPSQRPPKNNSPLSIIVLLWLNLSAQSHQMERVDESKGCDGKRSRRNQSHDSAPLDTKRRRTQGASSDYDRCRVQNVSSRRFPHTEYTVGWICALPIELAASQAMLDRTHESLPTKENDDNTYTLGNIGHHNVVMACLPLGQYGTNNAAIVASNMHRSFPSIRIRLMVGIGGGVPGHVDIRLGDIVVGNRVIQYDMGKMLSGGRIQRTGVPKEPPSALLKAIAQLQAHHERTASQVPAILAKIFERYPSLSRFAYPSALEDRLFRATYEHGQQPDCHQCDLSELQDRPERTSRDPKVCYGGIASGNQVVKSARYRDALAKELDIICFEMEAAGLMDIFPCLVIRGICDYADSHKNKQWQPYAAATAAAFAKEFLSVIATSAAAMTPAVVQDSRATETPTPTPHENESCLHDRRGEVLDLLRFDQLDARHATIKAAHRQTCSWLLEHDSYKDWLDPSKAAQHRGFLWISGKPGAGKSTLMKFAYGNVRRRSEANTCHISFFFNARGDELEKSTIGLHRSLLLQVMERFPDLQSVLDDPVLIPHHLSVCPTTEVLRELFRNAVMGLGQRRLVCFVDALDECNEEQVREMVTYFEDLGDEATNDGIHLQICFSSRHYPHIEIENGLRLTLEDQPGHEKDLEKYVRSCLRVDTRSDAEEIKNGVLKKANGVFMWVVLVVDILNKEYARGRIFAARRKLDEILSRMSELSKDIVRRDNDHMEDLLLCIQWILYAKWPLTREEFYFGMLCRSPEDLSVFDPDMITNSDLDLAVVRSSKGLAEITKSKVGTVQFIHESVRDFFIKDNGLQEIWPEIGEKFQSTGHEKLKQCCHAYINFGTTSHVDITESLSKANSPEAKELRQIISKELPFAEYATKHVLYHANAAATEIFQHDFLKGFSLREWIHLNNLFEKHEIRRYTPNANLVYILAEKNLIKLIETFVRDHHNVHVMGERYQLPMFAALSNGHLLAAKALLGQAAKSYRQEDLFSNIRSKKDRIIRRDQTPLHWAIENRHVALATIMIADKDIDLSLVDRNRRTALHLASALGDDAAVVVLVESLIDLHAERLNKALASAMDTTQTDQSTTAKASVDKFAYINRKDIGGRSPLSYAAADGSKHVVRSILTRVLRST, from the exons ATGGATAATGAGATCACCCCGGCGCCTCCAGTAGGCGTGACTGCATCCAACCAATTCAACCGTCATGATACCACCACTGCCGCTGGCTCGGCCGCTATTCAGAAGCTCAACAACGAGGACAACGTTCCAGGAAGTCCGTTCGCCTTCTCGCCGACCCAGTTGTGCGAGTTGATCGAAAACCGAAACCCCAATTCGCTCAATGCCTTTGGGGGTCTGACTGGTCTTGCcagcggcctcctcgccgatatcaacgccggccttggcgtcgacgagaacaTCATCGACGGGGCGATCTCGAACTCGGACCTGTGTAGAGGAAATCTAAACATGTCAAACCGCTCCCAAACGGACAGCAAGCCTTTCACGAAACTAACCTCGGCTGCTGGCAGCTTCACCGATCGGCGAAGGATCTATGGCGAAAACCGTGTGCCCGGAAGGAAACCCAAAACCTTCCTTCAATTGCTTTGGATGGCTTTCAACGACAAGCTCATGTTTCTCCTGACGGCCTCCGCCACCGTATCGCTTGCACTTGGGATCTATCAGTCCGTTGCCGATGCTGGGCAAGGCACGAGTATCGAATGGGTGGAGggcgtcgccatcatcgtcgccgtcgccgtcatcgtccttgCGACGGCCATCAACGATTACCAGAAGAATTCCAAGTTCCAGAAGCTGAACCAGAAAAAGGAAGAACGAACCATCACCGCAATCCGATCAGGCAGACACCGGCCCATTTCCATAttcgacatcctcgtcggcgacgtttTGCATCTGGAGGCCGGAGAGGTCGCTCCCGCggatggcgtcctcgtccagggaTTTGGCATCCAGTGCGATGAGTCCGCCCTGACCGGCGAGTCGGATCTAGTTGCCAAATCCCCCGTCACACACGACGCCCGAACAACAATCGACCCCTTCATCCTCGGAGGAACGAAGATTACGGCCGGCGTGGGGAAATACCTTGTgctcgccgttggcgtcAACTCTTCCTACGGCAGGATCATGATGTCCCTGCGGGACGATATCCAAGAGACGCCGCTTCAGCAAAAGCTTGGTATTCTAGCCAAGTACATCATCACCTTCGGCCTGGCGGCGGGTGCCATCTTCTTCACGATCATGTTCGTGCGCTTTCTCGTTGATCTCAACAGCATTCAAGGCGGCCCCAAGGAAAAGGGCCATGCCTTCCTGGAAGTCCTCATCCTATCAATCACAgttgtcgtcatcgccgtGCCCGAAGGCCTCCCGCTCACCGTCACCCTTGCTCTGGCGTTTGCAACGACCAGGATGCTGAAGGATAACAACCTGGTCCGCCTACTTCGGTCTTGCGAAATCATGGGGAACGCAACGACTGTCTGCTCAGACAAAACAGGCACCCTCACCACGAACCAAATTGGCGTAGTGACGGGCATACTCGGTTCATCAAGTGCTTTCCACGACGTTCAccttgcgccggcggcaatcgacgacgacgccgcttCTCCTTCGACAGCTGAAACCTTCAGAGTACTCCCGAGCGAGGTCAAAGAGCTTCTGAAAACGGCCTTCGTTCTGAACTCGACGGCCATCGAAACAAGCGAGCGTTCCAGGTTCGTTGGGTCGAGCACCGAGACGGCCCTGCTGAAGTTTGCACTTGATCATCTTGGCCTAGGTAGCTTGGACGAGGAAAGAGCCAACGGAAACATTGTGCAGGTGATACCCTTTGACGCCTCCAGGAAGTGGATGGCGGTCATCGTGAAGCTTGGAGACGGACGCCACCGAATGCTGGTCAAGGGagcggccgaggtcgtcttAGCCAGATGCACCGAGATCGTGCGGGATCCAACGACTAGCAACGACGCCGTAGAGATCACGCCCGACCAGATACAGACGCTGGACAAAAAGATCTTGAGTTACGCCCGCCGGTCTCTGCGTGTAGTGTCCATCGCCTACCGAGACTTCGACGACTGGCCCCTGCAGGAGTCCCCTCAACTGAACAGTCTTCCGGGTCTAGTGTTTTTCGGGGCTTTTGGTATGCGGGATCCTCTGCGGCCCGAAGTCATCGAGTCGGTCCGGCACTGCCAGTCTGCTGGCGTCTTCGTCCGCATGGTGACGGGCGACAACTTCTTCACGGCAATCGCGATAGCTTCGGAATGTGGAATCTACACCGCCGGCGGAATTGCGATGGATGGACCGACCTTCCGTAAGCTGTCGCCGACGCAGCTAGACCTCGTCGTACCACGCCTGCAGGTTCTCGCCAGGTCCAGCCCCGACGACAAATTACGTCTCGTTTCGCACCTCAAAAGCCTCGACGAGATTGTTGCCGTGACGGGCGATGGTACGAACGATGCGTTGGCCTTGAAAGCGGCCGACGTTGGGTTTTCCATGGGTATCTCCGGCACCGAGGTGGCCAAAGAGGCTTCGGCAATAGTTCTCATGGATGACAACttcgcctccatcgccaaggccatcTCCTGGGGAAGAGCCGTCAACGATGCGGCCAAGAAGTTCCTCCAG TTTCAATTCACCATTAATGTCTCCGCCGGGATCCTTACGGTTATCTCTGCTCTCGTCGGCGGTACAGAATCCTCGGTCTTCAGCGTGGTTCAACTCCTGTGGATCAACCTTATCATGGACACCTTTGCCGCGCTGGCCCTCGGGACCGACTTTCCGACGCCAGATCTACTCAAGCGCAGGCCTGAACCAAGAGGGATATCAGTCCTGAACACGACCATGTGGAAAATGATTCTCGGCCAGTCCCTGTACCAACTCGCGGTGATTTTCACCTTGCATTACGCCGGGGAGAGAATCTTACAGTATCACACGGAGCGGCAGTTGTTGGAACTGCAGACCATGATTTTCAACACTTACGTATGGATGCAGTTCTTCAACCAGATTAA TTGCCGTCGCGTAGACAACCGCTTCAACGTGCTTGAGGGCGTCCAGCAAAACCCTTGGTTCATGCTTGTCCAATCGGTCACCCTAGCAGGCCAGATTATAATCATTTTCTTTGGCGGAGAAGCCTTTCACGTCGTTCCTCTAACAGCTACCCAATGGGGGTGGTCCATATTGTTTGGAGTCTTGACTATTCCAGTAGGAATCGGCATCCGTCTCATTCCTGATTGGATACTCTTCAAGTCTTGGGGCTtttgtttcttcttcctttcaAGGTTTAAGAGGCACCGCTCAAGGGAAACTCAAAACGCAGGCCACGGGTTG TTATCTTACCTGCAGCTTGCCCGCCCCTTCGTCAGGCTCGGGCCTTATGGGAAACTCCAACCTGTTTCTCACGAACCCTCAGGAGGGCGAAAGCCTGCAACACCCTCTCAACGCCCCCCAAAAAACAACTCACCACTTAGCATTATCGTATTGCTCTGGCTCAATCTCAGCGCCCAATCCCACCAAATGGAACGAGTGGACGAGTCGAAGGGATGCGACGGAAAGAGGAGTCGCAGAAACCAAAGTCACGACTCGGCCCCCCTCGATACAAAACGGCGAAGAACACAGGGGGCTTCCAGCGATTACGACCGATGCCGAGTTCAAAATGTATCATCAAGAAGATTTCCACATACTGAGTACACAGTGGGATGGATTTGCGCGCTTCCCATCGAGTTGGCCGCGAGCCAAGCCATGTTAGATCGCACCCACGAAAGTTTGCCGACGAAAGAGAACGACGATAACACATACACGCTGGGAAACATTGGGCACCACAACGTTGTCATGGCGTGTCTGCCTTTGGGCCAATATGGAACGAATAATGCTGCGATCGTCGCAAGCAACATGCATCGAAGCTTCCCCTCTATTCGAATCCGGCTGATGGTGGGtattggcggcggcgtaccAGGCCATGTTGATATTCGACTCGGGGATATTGTGGTTGGCAACAGGGTAATACAGTACGACATGGGGAAGATGCTTTCTGGTGGTCGGATTCAACGGACCGGCGTCCCGAAAGAACCACCGTCTGCCCTCTTGAAAGCCATAGCTCAACTGCAGGCGCATCACGAACGAACGGCTAGCCAAGTGCCCGCTATTCTCGCAAAAATCTTCGAGCGTTATCCCAGTCTCTCCAGATTCGCCTATCCGAGCGCACTCGAAGATCGACTGTTTCGCGCGACCTACGAGCACGGTCAACAGCCAGACTGCCATCAATGCGACCTTTCAGAGTTACAAGATCGACCCGAAAGGACAAGTCGAGATCCCAAAGTGTGTTATGGTGGCATTGCATCTGGAAACCAAGTTGTCAAAAGCGCCAGATATCGTGACGCCCTCGCGAAAGAGCTCGACATCATCTGTTTCGAGATGGAAGCGGCCGGCTTGATGGATATATTCCCATGTCTTGTGATTAGAGGAATCTGCGATTATGCAGACTCTCACAAGAACAAACAGTGGCAACCCTatgcagcagcaacagctgCAGCCTTCGCAAAAGAATTCCTCTCTGTCATCGCTACAAGCGCAGCAGCGATGACGCCAGCAGTGGTGCAAGACTCAAGGGCAACAGaaacgccaacgccaacgccacaCGAAA ATGAATCATGTCTCCATgatcgccgaggagaggTTTTGGACTTGCTACGATTCGATCAACTAGACGCTCGGCATGCAACAATCAAGGCAGCGCACAGACAGACCTGTTCATGGCTGCTAGAGCATGATTCCTACAAAGACTGGCTGGATCCTAGCAAAGCAGCCCAACACCGTGGCTTTCTATGGATCAGCGGAAAGCCTGGCGCTGGAAAGTCAACGTTGATGAAGTTTGCATACGGCAACGTGAGAAGACGGTCCGAAGCCAACACCTGTCAcatttccttcttcttcaatgCCCGGGGAGATGAACTGGAGAAATCAACAATCGGACTACATCGGTCCCTGCTGCTACAGGTTATGGAGCGTTTCCCAGATCTACAGTCGGTTCTCGACGATCCAGTCCTTATCCCACATCACCTGTCAGTCTGCCCTACCACCGAAGTTCTCAGAGAACTTTTCCGCAACGCTGTGATGGGTCTCGGCCAGCGGCGTTTGGTCTGCTTTGTTGACGCTCTTGATGAGTGCAATGAAGAACAGGTTCGAGAGATGGTGACGTACTTCGAGGATCTCGGAGACGAGGCCACCAACGACGGCATACACCTCCAGATCTGCTTTTCCAGTCGCCATTATCCTCACATTGAAATTGAGAACGGTTTGCGACTCACTCTTGAAGACCAGCCCGGACACGAGAAAGATCTTGAAAAATACGTCCGAAGCTGCCTGCGGGTAGACACACGCTCGGACGCCGAGGAAATCAAGAACGGGGTCCTGAAGAAGGCCAACGGCGTCTTCATGTGGGTTGTTTTGGTTGTCGACATTCTGAACAAGGAGTACGCACGCGGCCGCATCTTCGCAGCAAGAAGAAAACTCGACGAGATTCTGAGCCGAATGAGCGAGCTGTCCAAAGATATCGTCAGACGCGATAACGATCACATGGAGGATCTCCTGCTCTGCATCCAGTGGATACTCTACGCAAAGTGGCCGCTAACCCGAGAGGAGTTTTACTTCGGGATGCTTTGTCGTTCGCCTGAGGATCTCAGTGTGTTCGACCCGGATATGATCACCAACAGTGATTTGGACCTAGCTGTCGTTCGCTCGTCCAAAGGGCTGGCGGAGATCACAAAGTCGAAAGTCGGGACCGTCCAATTCATCCACGAATCGGTACGCGACTTTTTCATCAAAGATAACGGGCTGCAGGAGATTTGGCCCGAGATTGGCGAGAAGTTTCAAAGTACGGGACATGAGAAGCTGAAACAGTGCTGCCATGCATACATCAACTTTGGAACGACTAGCCACGTTGATATTACTGAGTCACTTTCGAAGGCCAACTCACCAGAAGCAAAAGAGCTACGGCAGATAATATCAAAGGAGTTACCGTTTGCCGAGTATGCAACCAAGCATGTGCTATACCACGCCAATGCTGCTGCGACTGAGATATTCCAACATGACTTCTTGAAGGGGTTTTCCCTGCGAGAGTGGATCCATCTCAACAACCTCTTTGAGAAGCATGAAATCCGACGATATACACCAAACGCAAACCTCGTCTACATCCTGGCGGAAAAGAATCTAATCAAGTTGATTGAAACATTTGTGAGAGATCATCACAACGTTCACGTCATGGGAGAGAGATATCAGCTTCCAATGTTTGCTGCTCTGTCCAACGGGCATCTGCTTGCAGCCAAGGCACTTCTCGGACAGGCTGCAAAA